The Armatimonadota bacterium genome includes a window with the following:
- a CDS encoding DUF1015 domain-containing protein, with protein sequence MAVVRPFCGIHFDGERVDLAQVAAPPYDVISPAEQEALYDRSPHNIIRLILNRAEPGDSEHARYDRAGAWLRTELDEQILRRDTQPALYEYVQRFNDPIAPAKVHERRTLLCTLELQPYSAGVVLPHEETHSKAKADRLMLMTATQSNPEPIYGLYEDAAGDVAAALDGATRSAAPLLQLGAPGDAETCGEHTVWRHADETLCREIVALFAPRRVWIADGHHRYETALAYEERQRAAGRATGGSSSQILIGLTAFEDPGIVVLPTHRMVLRGAMAAAHMPGLLNLLGKWFSVTRDVDPESFLAGRGGEGRFVMLAGAGTPRRYGLALRDRAEMETLAEAGHCEAWRRLDVSVLQTLVLDHSLGIRWKDLAATTEVAYTRDAVQAAEWVAAGEWQLAFLLPQPSVEEVRDVAAAGDKMPQKSTFFYPKLWSGLILRSLL encoded by the coding sequence ATGGCGGTCGTTCGTCCGTTTTGCGGCATCCACTTCGATGGGGAGCGCGTCGACCTGGCTCAGGTCGCGGCGCCTCCTTACGACGTGATCTCGCCCGCCGAGCAGGAGGCTCTGTACGACAGGAGCCCGCACAACATCATTCGGCTGATCCTGAACCGCGCCGAGCCGGGAGATTCGGAGCACGCGCGGTATGACCGGGCTGGAGCCTGGCTGCGCACGGAGTTGGACGAGCAGATTCTGCGACGCGACACGCAGCCGGCGCTTTACGAATACGTACAGCGCTTCAACGATCCGATCGCACCCGCCAAGGTCCATGAGCGCCGGACGCTGCTGTGCACCCTGGAGCTTCAGCCCTACTCTGCCGGCGTGGTTCTGCCGCACGAAGAGACCCACTCGAAGGCGAAGGCCGACCGGCTGATGCTCATGACGGCCACACAGTCCAACCCGGAACCGATCTACGGCCTGTATGAGGATGCCGCCGGCGATGTCGCGGCGGCACTGGATGGGGCCACCCGCTCAGCCGCGCCACTGCTGCAACTGGGTGCGCCCGGCGACGCCGAAACGTGCGGTGAGCACACCGTCTGGCGCCACGCCGATGAGACTTTGTGCCGGGAGATCGTCGCCCTGTTTGCGCCCCGTCGCGTTTGGATTGCCGACGGCCACCACCGTTACGAAACCGCGCTTGCGTATGAGGAGCGGCAGCGTGCCGCGGGACGCGCCACCGGCGGCAGCAGTTCGCAGATACTGATCGGCCTCACAGCCTTTGAAGACCCGGGGATTGTGGTGCTGCCCACGCACCGGATGGTTCTGCGCGGCGCCATGGCTGCCGCGCACATGCCCGGCCTGTTGAATCTGCTCGGCAAGTGGTTCTCGGTCACGCGCGATGTCGATCCGGAGAGTTTCCTGGCGGGGCGCGGTGGAGAGGGTCGGTTTGTGATGCTGGCGGGCGCCGGCACGCCACGCCGGTACGGCCTGGCGCTGCGAGACCGGGCCGAGATGGAGACGCTGGCCGAGGCGGGCCATTGCGAGGCATGGCGCCGACTGGATGTCTCGGTGCTGCAGACGCTGGTTTTGGATCACAGCCTGGGTATCCGCTGGAAGGATTTGGCGGCCACAACCGAAGTTGCCTACACGCGTGACGCCGTACAGGCGGCGGAGTGGGTTGCCGCCGGCGAATGGCAGCTGGCATTTCTTCTGCCGCAGCCGAGCGTGGAGGAGGTCCGCGACGTGGCCGCAGCGGGCGACAAGATGCCGCAGAAATCCACCTTCTTCTATCCGAAGCTGTGGAGCGGCCTGATCCTCCGATCGCTGCTTTGA
- a CDS encoding UvrD-helicase domain-containing protein, whose amino-acid sequence MRREDHRLLEGLNERQREAVTWGDGPLLIFAGAGSGKTRVLTHRVAWLVAERALPPRSIVAVTFTNKAAREMRGRIEGLTGSLTARSIAAGTFHSMCARWLREFADYAGVSRNFTIYDDTDQMALMKHCLAELNVNTEHIAPRAVLSRISRAKENLLTPEAFAGLASDYFEEQCARAYTAYQESLALNDALDFDDLLMMMVQVIERSQVVRDAMQGRFQSVLVDEFQDVNAAQYRLIRRLAETHRNLCVVGDDDQSIYRFRGADVRLILQFEEDYPDAHVVKLEQNYRSTSIILNAANAVVERNPSRRAKRLWTAAEGGKPLTRIDADNDQEEAVGIVRLISADSGPNRRSLNEFAVLYRTNAQSRVLEEAMRNWSIPYRIVGGLRFYDRKEIRDIIAYLRVLRNPADSVSLKRIVNEPPRGIGNTTVGTAERLAAEQGITLWSALEQMATSGDVANRTRRAVGSFLEMMALVGSRREELTVTELTVSLLQHSGYRDSLSEGGSEEGFNRLENLNELLAVTAQFEQQTENASLDLFLEQVSLVADVDTMEESSEAVTLMTLHSAKGLEFPVVFLSGLEEGVFPHMRSLEGGAAELEEERRLCYVGITRARDELVLSWACRRALYGGIQYMRPSRFLDEIPAELFGSRGTRNRTPLPEPRRREPVEVSELDWAPVRTVRTNVTPDSPYRLGQRVRHAVFGKGVVVAVGAEGSEVAVDVAFPDVGIKKLMPSFVPLEILP is encoded by the coding sequence ATGCGCCGGGAGGATCACCGGCTTCTCGAAGGCCTGAACGAGCGCCAGCGTGAAGCCGTCACGTGGGGTGATGGACCGCTGCTCATTTTCGCGGGCGCCGGCAGCGGCAAAACGCGGGTTCTTACGCATCGGGTGGCATGGCTGGTTGCCGAGCGTGCGCTGCCACCGAGATCGATCGTAGCCGTTACGTTCACCAACAAGGCAGCGCGTGAAATGCGAGGGCGGATTGAAGGGCTTACCGGCAGCCTCACGGCGCGATCCATCGCGGCCGGCACGTTTCATTCGATGTGCGCGCGATGGCTGCGGGAGTTTGCGGACTACGCCGGAGTAAGCCGCAACTTCACCATCTACGACGATACCGACCAGATGGCGCTGATGAAGCACTGCCTGGCCGAGCTTAACGTGAACACCGAGCATATCGCGCCGCGCGCGGTGCTCTCACGCATCAGCCGTGCGAAGGAGAACCTGCTCACTCCGGAAGCGTTCGCCGGCCTTGCGTCGGACTATTTTGAAGAGCAGTGCGCGCGCGCGTACACGGCCTACCAGGAATCGCTGGCGCTCAACGACGCACTCGATTTCGACGATCTGCTGATGATGATGGTGCAGGTGATCGAGCGCTCGCAGGTGGTTCGCGACGCCATGCAAGGCCGATTTCAGAGCGTTCTGGTCGACGAGTTTCAGGATGTGAACGCGGCGCAGTACCGGCTGATACGGCGACTCGCCGAAACGCACCGCAATCTTTGCGTGGTCGGGGACGATGATCAATCGATCTACCGCTTCCGCGGCGCCGACGTCCGGTTGATCCTGCAGTTTGAGGAAGACTATCCGGACGCCCATGTGGTGAAGCTGGAGCAGAACTACCGCTCCACCAGTATCATCCTGAACGCCGCCAACGCCGTGGTGGAAAGAAACCCATCGCGCCGGGCTAAAAGGCTCTGGACGGCTGCCGAGGGTGGAAAGCCGCTGACGCGGATTGACGCCGACAACGACCAGGAAGAAGCGGTTGGTATCGTTCGGCTCATCTCGGCCGACAGCGGTCCAAACCGCCGCAGCCTGAACGAGTTCGCCGTGCTGTATCGCACCAACGCGCAGAGCCGAGTGTTGGAAGAAGCGATGCGCAACTGGTCGATTCCATACCGCATCGTCGGCGGGCTGCGCTTTTACGACCGGAAGGAGATCCGCGACATCATTGCCTATCTCCGCGTACTCCGCAACCCGGCCGACAGCGTGAGCCTGAAACGTATTGTCAACGAGCCGCCGAGGGGGATCGGCAACACCACCGTCGGGACGGCCGAGAGGCTTGCCGCCGAGCAGGGCATAACGCTGTGGAGCGCATTGGAGCAGATGGCGACAAGCGGCGATGTGGCAAATCGAACGCGCCGCGCTGTGGGCAGCTTTCTGGAGATGATGGCGCTGGTCGGCAGCCGGCGCGAAGAACTGACCGTCACCGAACTCACGGTCTCTCTGCTGCAGCACAGTGGCTATCGCGATTCTCTGAGCGAGGGTGGCTCCGAGGAGGGTTTCAACCGGCTGGAAAACCTGAACGAACTGCTTGCCGTGACGGCGCAGTTTGAGCAGCAGACCGAGAATGCCAGCCTGGACCTGTTCCTGGAACAGGTTAGCCTGGTTGCCGATGTGGACACAATGGAAGAGTCGTCCGAGGCCGTCACTCTGATGACCCTGCACTCCGCGAAGGGCCTGGAGTTCCCGGTCGTCTTTCTTTCTGGTCTGGAAGAAGGCGTGTTTCCGCACATGCGCTCGCTGGAGGGCGGCGCTGCGGAACTGGAGGAGGAGCGGCGACTTTGCTATGTAGGCATCACGCGGGCGCGCGATGAGCTTGTGCTTAGCTGGGCGTGCCGCCGGGCTTTGTACGGCGGAATCCAGTACATGCGGCCCTCGCGCTTTCTTGACGAGATTCCGGCAGAACTGTTTGGCTCCCGCGGGACGCGGAACCGCACGCCACTTCCTGAGCCCCGGCGCCGCGAGCCTGTGGAAGTAAGCGAGCTGGACTGGGCGCCGGTGCGAACCGTTCGCACGAACGTGACGCCCGATTCTCCATACCGGCTTGGCCAGCGGGTGCGCCATGCCGTGTTCGGAAAAGGTGTAGTGGTGGCGGTCGGCGCCGAGGGGAGCGAGGTTGCTGTAGACGTTGCGTTTCCGGATGTCGGCATCAAGAAGCTGATGCCTTCTTTCGTGCCGCTGGAGATACTGCCTTGA
- a CDS encoding VIT1/CCC1 transporter family protein produces the protein MAQFARHAAALAEDAESHTLFNTIEEEEKHHAALLHGLKPPVEPKTRLEALLKAEKWHVNTGSWIGDSIYGINDGLGAVFGIVSGMAGYAGGRHVVLVAGMFGMLASALSMGSSAYMAGKSEREVYEAELMREKAEIVDSPEHEKEELGLLLQLKGLDEADATAMAERIAQQPDQFLKTMAQEELGLSERHFPNPWISAVSALVSTAIGGTIPVLPFMFTHGMPALVAAAIVGMAAHFVVGAAKSVVTARSWVWSGLEMTLIGFISGGITYGIGALAHAA, from the coding sequence ATGGCGCAGTTTGCCAGGCACGCCGCAGCGCTGGCGGAGGATGCCGAGTCGCATACGCTATTCAACACGATTGAGGAGGAAGAGAAGCACCACGCCGCTTTACTGCACGGGCTCAAGCCGCCGGTAGAGCCCAAAACGCGCCTTGAGGCGCTGTTGAAGGCGGAGAAGTGGCATGTAAACACCGGCAGCTGGATCGGCGACTCGATCTACGGCATCAACGACGGGCTGGGCGCGGTATTCGGAATCGTCAGTGGTATGGCGGGTTACGCCGGCGGTCGGCATGTGGTGCTGGTAGCCGGCATGTTCGGGATGCTGGCTTCCGCGCTGTCGATGGGTTCCAGCGCCTACATGGCCGGCAAGTCGGAACGCGAGGTTTATGAGGCCGAGCTGATGCGCGAGAAGGCGGAAATCGTCGACTCGCCGGAGCACGAAAAGGAGGAGCTGGGCCTGCTCCTGCAGTTGAAGGGGCTTGACGAAGCTGACGCAACGGCGATGGCGGAGCGCATCGCGCAGCAGCCGGACCAGTTTCTGAAAACGATGGCCCAGGAAGAGCTGGGACTCAGCGAACGACACTTTCCAAATCCGTGGATCAGCGCGGTTTCAGCTCTGGTATCCACCGCGATCGGCGGTACGATCCCCGTTCTGCCCTTCATGTTCACACACGGCATGCCGGCGCTGGTGGCGGCCGCCATCGTCGGTATGGCGGCCCACTTCGTTGTTGGCGCCGCGAAGAGCGTGGTGACCGCCCGCTCATGGGTATGGAGCGGATTGGAGATGACGCTGATCGGCTTCATCTCCGGTGGAATCACCTACGGAATCGGCGCGCTGGCACACGCCGCGTAA
- a CDS encoding amidase, whose amino-acid sequence MRKQIPDRDVWFLSATELGARIRAGEVTSVELTRLYLSRLEHEGRRLNAVAELTADLAMKQAKAADAEAAHKRFRSPLHGVPFGVKDLFATAGIPTRWGSPAHSDQVFPYDATVVKRLREAGAVLVAKLAMVELAGGGGYETPGASITGPGLCPWNADRWSGGSSSGSGAAVGAGAVGFALGTETWGSITVPAAFCGVSGLRPTYARVSRHGAMALCWTMDKVGALCRSAEDCGHVLAIIGGHDPNDATSAPGKFAFRARAATSSAARPVRLGILPQNYRKSPDAKRLFDAAVAVFRGLGFHTAPAKYPAGIPYDAAANAIVTAEGSAAFENLIRSEKLALLADPSQQAGLLSGLAMPAADYLRALRIRTQALKALNTLWTRFDALIAPTLLTPAIPANANMNTLDVPWGGNGGPGNLAGWPSISVPMGFTANEHLPLGLEIIGKPFAEQTILSIAMAWQKHTSFHRQHPAI is encoded by the coding sequence ATGCGTAAACAGATACCGGACCGGGACGTGTGGTTTCTTTCGGCCACCGAACTCGGCGCCCGCATCCGCGCCGGCGAGGTGACCTCCGTGGAGTTGACTCGCCTCTACCTCTCGCGACTGGAGCATGAGGGGCGCCGCTTGAACGCCGTTGCCGAACTGACCGCCGACCTTGCAATGAAACAGGCGAAAGCTGCCGACGCCGAGGCAGCTCACAAACGGTTCCGCAGCCCGCTGCACGGCGTTCCGTTTGGCGTGAAGGACCTGTTCGCCACCGCGGGTATTCCAACGCGCTGGGGTTCGCCGGCGCACAGCGACCAGGTTTTTCCGTACGATGCCACCGTGGTGAAGCGGCTGCGCGAGGCCGGCGCCGTGCTGGTGGCCAAACTGGCCATGGTGGAGCTCGCGGGCGGCGGCGGTTACGAAACGCCCGGCGCTTCCATCACCGGCCCGGGCCTTTGCCCCTGGAATGCCGATCGGTGGTCGGGCGGATCCTCCTCCGGCTCCGGCGCAGCCGTCGGCGCCGGCGCGGTTGGCTTCGCCCTTGGCACCGAGACATGGGGCAGCATCACCGTTCCCGCTGCGTTCTGTGGCGTTTCGGGCCTGCGGCCCACCTATGCGCGAGTGAGCCGGCACGGCGCCATGGCGCTCTGCTGGACGATGGACAAGGTTGGCGCGCTGTGCCGCTCCGCCGAAGACTGCGGCCATGTGCTGGCGATCATCGGCGGCCACGATCCGAACGACGCCACCAGCGCGCCGGGAAAGTTCGCCTTCCGGGCGCGAGCCGCAACATCATCGGCGGCTCGGCCGGTAAGGCTGGGAATCCTGCCGCAGAATTACCGTAAATCACCAGACGCCAAGCGGCTTTTTGACGCCGCCGTGGCTGTTTTCCGGGGCCTGGGATTCCATACGGCTCCTGCAAAGTATCCGGCTGGAATACCGTACGATGCGGCCGCCAATGCCATTGTGACGGCCGAGGGATCCGCCGCATTTGAAAACCTGATACGCAGCGAAAAACTGGCGCTGCTCGCCGATCCTTCGCAGCAGGCCGGGCTGCTGTCCGGCCTCGCGATGCCGGCGGCCGATTACCTACGCGCGCTCCGGATCCGGACGCAAGCCCTAAAGGCGCTGAACACCCTCTGGACGCGGTTTGACGCGCTCATCGCTCCCACGCTGCTGACCCCGGCGATACCGGCCAACGCCAACATGAACACCCTGGATGTTCCCTGGGGCGGAAACGGCGGGCCGGGCAACCTTGCCGGCTGGCCGTCTATCTCCGTGCCCATGGGCTTTACCGCCAATGAGCACCTGCCGCTGGGCCTGGAGATCATCGGCAAGCCATTCGCCGAGCAGACGATCCTCTCGATCGCGATGGCCTGGCAGAAGCATACCAGCTTCCACCGGCAGCACCCGGCGATCTAG
- a CDS encoding M13 family metallopeptidase translates to MKQLLCLVLVCWSAAGSQVVLRAQTGSTGGHTVWTRGLDLASMDRSVDPVKDLYGFANGNWLKTTTIPPDQASWGNFNGLYLRNMNLLHQIVTDAAADKTAAPGSAIQKVGDLYASGMDRAAIDAAGYRPIQPELDDIAKIYDATGVLDTIAKLQMEGVGAAFSAGARGLPTDANKTIFGWDEGGLGLPNRDFYLSKNPRMARIRAAYVQHVATMLGLIGEPADQAAADAQTVMRMETAMAKSAMERAKRRNPYATLHVMTLAQINALTPGIDWQRYLNDLGMHTNTQVNVGNPAALTAVGKMIETTPPPDWQAYLRWHVVARAAPYLSQPFVAADFAFTGKQLRGIPVNQPRWRRIVAVTNRMLGEALGRLYVARAFPPAARERSLMMVRNLRAVLRGRLASVAWMSAATHKQALHKVDAIAINVGYPSKWRKYAGLPIVRSSFFANIQQGAEYGFRRSLSRIGKPRNRNEWGMSPPTVNAYYSPRDNSINFPAGILQPPFFDTAADDAVNYGRIGMVIGHEMTHGFDDQGRRFDASGNLKEWWTKADAAAYKERSNLIVKQYSAYVPIGTLHINGALTLGENTADIGGMRIAWTAFQLAEKAHPEPAKIDGFTPDQRFFIAYAQLWREKMRDQSLRLQINTDPHSPAEYRVIGPTSLMPEFYQAFGQPVPDWVTQRQKMMIW, encoded by the coding sequence ATGAAGCAGTTACTTTGCCTTGTACTCGTTTGCTGGTCGGCCGCCGGTTCGCAGGTCGTGCTGCGCGCTCAAACCGGGTCAACGGGGGGACACACGGTTTGGACGCGCGGCCTGGACCTCGCGAGTATGGACCGATCGGTGGATCCCGTTAAAGACCTGTATGGATTTGCAAACGGCAACTGGCTGAAAACCACGACAATCCCGCCGGACCAGGCCTCATGGGGCAACTTCAATGGCCTCTACTTGCGGAACATGAACTTGCTGCACCAGATCGTTACCGACGCGGCAGCCGACAAAACCGCGGCGCCCGGCAGCGCGATCCAGAAGGTGGGTGACCTCTACGCCAGCGGTATGGATCGTGCCGCGATCGATGCGGCCGGATACAGGCCGATCCAGCCGGAACTGGATGATATCGCGAAAATCTACGACGCTACAGGCGTGCTGGACACCATCGCGAAGCTGCAGATGGAAGGCGTCGGAGCCGCATTCAGCGCCGGCGCGCGCGGCCTGCCAACCGATGCCAACAAGACGATCTTCGGTTGGGACGAGGGCGGCTTGGGGCTGCCCAACCGCGACTTCTACCTCAGCAAGAATCCGCGGATGGCCCGCATCCGCGCTGCGTACGTTCAGCATGTAGCCACCATGCTCGGCCTCATCGGCGAGCCGGCCGATCAGGCGGCAGCCGATGCTCAGACGGTGATGCGGATGGAGACGGCCATGGCTAAGTCAGCCATGGAGCGAGCAAAGCGGCGAAACCCGTATGCCACCCTGCATGTGATGACCCTGGCCCAGATCAATGCGCTGACGCCGGGGATTGATTGGCAGCGGTACCTCAACGACCTGGGCATGCATACCAACACCCAGGTCAACGTCGGTAATCCGGCCGCGCTGACGGCTGTCGGCAAGATGATTGAAACCACGCCGCCGCCCGATTGGCAGGCCTATCTTCGCTGGCACGTTGTCGCCCGCGCTGCGCCGTATCTCAGCCAACCCTTTGTGGCGGCCGACTTCGCCTTCACCGGCAAGCAGCTGAGAGGTATTCCAGTCAACCAGCCGCGCTGGCGCCGCATCGTGGCCGTAACCAACAGGATGCTCGGAGAGGCGCTCGGCCGCCTCTACGTTGCGCGGGCATTCCCGCCTGCCGCGCGTGAGCGTTCGCTGATGATGGTGCGGAACCTGCGCGCTGTGCTGCGTGGGCGCCTTGCCTCGGTAGCCTGGATGAGCGCCGCAACGCATAAGCAGGCGCTCCACAAGGTAGATGCAATCGCGATAAATGTGGGATATCCGTCGAAGTGGCGGAAATATGCTGGGCTGCCGATTGTGCGCAGCTCGTTCTTCGCCAACATTCAGCAGGGCGCCGAATATGGCTTCCGTCGCAGCCTTTCGCGAATCGGCAAACCGCGGAACCGGAACGAATGGGGAATGTCGCCGCCAACCGTGAATGCCTACTACTCTCCGCGCGATAACAGCATCAACTTCCCGGCCGGCATTCTGCAGCCTCCATTCTTCGATACCGCGGCGGACGATGCCGTCAACTACGGACGCATCGGAATGGTGATCGGCCACGAAATGACGCACGGATTCGATGACCAGGGCCGCCGTTTTGATGCCTCCGGCAACCTCAAAGAGTGGTGGACAAAGGCCGACGCGGCGGCTTACAAGGAGCGGAGCAACCTCATCGTAAAGCAGTACAGCGCCTATGTGCCGATAGGGACGCTGCACATCAACGGCGCATTGACGTTGGGTGAGAACACGGCGGATATCGGCGGCATGCGGATCGCCTGGACGGCATTCCAGTTAGCCGAGAAGGCGCATCCGGAACCGGCGAAGATTGATGGCTTTACACCGGATCAGCGCTTTTTCATTGCATACGCCCAGTTGTGGCGCGAGAAGATGCGCGACCAAAGCCTGCGCCTGCAGATCAACACCGATCCGCACTCTCCAGCCGAATATCGCGTTATCGGTCCGACCTCGCTTATGCCCGAGTTCTACCAGGCGTTCGGTCAGCCCGTGCCCGACTGGGTGACGCAGCGCCAGAAGATGATGATCTGGTAG
- a CDS encoding copper-translocating P-type ATPase: protein MTSTVSSDTSAAAACTLTVTGMHCASCVAHVEKALRGVPGVEDANVNLMTGSAVVRAGAATPQASLIEAIEAAGYHATIAEPGTPEQMPGMEHDETSGAVRRILVAAVLTAAVLIMDMGGHLGLFPIRTMNAPWWNWLQLAFTTPVVFGAGSGFFTGAWAALKSRTTNMNTLIALGTFAAWAWSAAVTVAPHYVAAHGGSGGAYFETAAVIITLILTGQLMEARSRGRARHTMQALLDLRPREAILVTDGGDVTIAGTAITVGARLRVKPGSQVPTDGKVTAGESWVDESMLTGESEPAHKVEGSLVTGGTLNRDGTFEMTATAVGSQTALARIAQLVQEAQASRAPIQRMADRVTAIFVPAVLAAAVLTFAGWFLFGPDPRLGHAVTAAVAVLIIACPCALGIATPTSIMVGSATAARMGVLFKSAPALERLSAVRCVVMDKTGTLTEGRPVVQNIKVADGWTEVDALAAAAAVEQGSEHPVARAIVDAANSRAVRAPDVSQFLAVPGRGARAIVAGRRVIAGSPALIKEARAVIPQELQTEIEELETRANTPVLLAVNGSVVAAIGIADAVKPSAAGAVARLKRLGLEVVMITGDRAAVANAAATEVGIRQVVAETLPANKASEINRLKKEFGVVAMVGDGVNDAPALASADVGIAIAAGTDIAIEAADVILTGSDLNGVVDAILLSRATMRNIRQNLTFAFGYNTLGIPMAAGLFYLLSGVVFSPIVSSVAMALSDISVVGNALRLARYKRQTA, encoded by the coding sequence ATGACGAGTACCGTTTCCAGTGACACTTCGGCGGCTGCTGCATGCACGCTTACCGTAACCGGAATGCATTGCGCGTCGTGTGTGGCGCACGTGGAAAAGGCTCTGCGAGGCGTGCCCGGCGTTGAGGACGCTAACGTCAATCTGATGACCGGAAGCGCCGTGGTTCGTGCCGGAGCGGCCACGCCGCAAGCCAGTTTGATCGAGGCGATTGAAGCCGCCGGCTATCACGCGACGATTGCGGAACCCGGGACTCCCGAGCAGATGCCCGGTATGGAGCACGATGAGACGAGCGGCGCCGTGCGCCGGATTCTGGTGGCCGCGGTACTTACAGCGGCGGTGTTGATCATGGATATGGGTGGCCACTTGGGTCTGTTCCCCATTCGCACGATGAACGCGCCGTGGTGGAACTGGCTGCAGCTGGCGTTCACCACGCCGGTCGTGTTCGGCGCCGGCAGCGGGTTCTTTACGGGTGCATGGGCGGCTCTAAAGAGTCGAACCACGAATATGAACACGCTTATCGCGCTTGGTACGTTTGCCGCGTGGGCGTGGTCGGCGGCCGTTACCGTTGCACCCCACTACGTGGCGGCGCACGGCGGCTCCGGCGGCGCGTATTTCGAAACCGCGGCAGTGATCATCACGCTGATCCTCACCGGCCAGTTGATGGAGGCCAGGTCGCGCGGCCGCGCCAGGCACACGATGCAGGCGCTTCTGGATTTGCGGCCGCGGGAAGCGATTCTGGTTACGGATGGCGGAGATGTTACGATAGCGGGAACCGCCATTACGGTCGGAGCCCGGCTGCGTGTCAAGCCGGGCAGCCAGGTGCCGACGGATGGCAAGGTTACTGCCGGCGAGTCCTGGGTGGACGAGAGCATGCTGACCGGCGAGAGCGAGCCGGCTCACAAGGTGGAGGGCAGCCTGGTGACCGGCGGCACGCTGAACCGCGATGGCACGTTTGAAATGACGGCTACGGCAGTTGGATCTCAGACTGCCCTCGCCCGCATCGCTCAGCTGGTTCAGGAAGCCCAGGCGTCACGCGCCCCCATACAGCGAATGGCAGATCGGGTGACGGCTATCTTTGTGCCTGCGGTTCTGGCGGCGGCAGTGCTCACATTTGCCGGCTGGTTCCTGTTTGGCCCCGATCCGCGCCTGGGCCACGCCGTCACGGCGGCAGTTGCCGTGTTGATCATCGCCTGTCCGTGCGCCCTGGGAATCGCCACGCCAACCTCGATCATGGTGGGATCCGCCACTGCCGCGCGCATGGGCGTTCTGTTCAAGAGTGCGCCGGCTCTCGAACGTCTCTCCGCGGTTCGATGCGTGGTGATGGACAAGACCGGAACGCTCACCGAGGGCCGGCCGGTTGTCCAGAATATCAAGGTGGCGGATGGCTGGACCGAGGTGGATGCCCTGGCAGCCGCAGCCGCGGTGGAGCAGGGCAGTGAACACCCCGTAGCCAGAGCGATCGTGGATGCTGCCAATTCTCGTGCCGTCAGGGCGCCGGATGTATCGCAGTTCCTCGCAGTACCGGGCCGTGGCGCCCGGGCGATCGTCGCCGGACGCCGCGTGATTGCCGGGTCACCCGCATTGATCAAGGAGGCGCGAGCCGTTATCCCGCAGGAGCTGCAGACTGAGATCGAGGAGCTTGAAACGCGCGCGAACACGCCGGTGCTGCTGGCGGTGAATGGATCGGTTGTCGCCGCCATCGGCATTGCCGACGCCGTCAAGCCGTCGGCAGCCGGAGCGGTGGCGCGACTCAAGCGATTGGGCCTTGAGGTGGTGATGATCACCGGAGATCGTGCCGCGGTGGCGAATGCCGCGGCCACGGAGGTCGGCATCCGGCAGGTGGTGGCCGAGACACTGCCGGCGAACAAGGCCTCAGAAATCAACCGCCTCAAGAAGGAGTTCGGCGTGGTCGCCATGGTGGGAGACGGCGTCAACGACGCTCCCGCTCTGGCCTCCGCGGATGTAGGTATCGCAATTGCCGCTGGAACAGATATTGCTATCGAGGCAGCAGATGTCATCCTGACCGGCAGCGACCTGAACGGTGTGGTTGACGCCATCCTGCTGTCGCGCGCGACCATGCGCAATATACGTCAGAACCTCACCTTTGCGTTCGGCTACAACACACTTGGCATACCCATGGCTGCCGGCCTGTTCTACCTTCTCAGTGGCGTCGTGTTTTCACCTATCGTCTCCAGCGTAGCGATGGCGCTGAGCGATATCAGCGTGGTTGGTAACGCGCTTCGGTTGGCGAGATACAAGCGGCAGACAGCGTGA
- a CDS encoding metal-sensitive transcriptional regulator: MPVIDQTKRDVLNRLSRVEGQVRGVKRLVENEAYCVEVLTQISAIHEALRAAGKVIMRNHLETCVTDALRRGDPVEAERIHREMMDVIYKFAK; this comes from the coding sequence ATGCCCGTAATCGATCAGACAAAGAGGGATGTGCTGAACCGGCTCAGCCGAGTTGAGGGACAGGTTCGAGGGGTAAAGCGCCTTGTGGAGAATGAGGCCTACTGCGTGGAGGTGCTGACGCAGATCTCTGCGATCCATGAAGCCCTCCGCGCAGCAGGCAAGGTGATAATGCGCAACCACCTGGAGACCTGCGTCACGGACGCGCTTCGCCGCGGCGACCCCGTTGAGGCTGAGCGGATCCACCGCGAAATGATGGACGTTATCTACAAGTTTGCCAAATGA